The Gadus macrocephalus chromosome 13, ASM3116895v1 genome includes a window with the following:
- the LOC132470763 gene encoding uncharacterized protein LOC132470763 isoform X2 has product MGCRFSGPWIEGEPGVSGRHVSQLSKQDALRILAAYEQPITMQIKPRRHFRQNGNTHGDGRSWETLPLSLQNLSLPLQAPRPPASDPRGSPASQDRRHWRHLVVQQDRCDEGMYEYLPTAPQDTIDMGPVGYQDKDLTSRDPNNSSCLLGCCNNPAEPSSFYTQQMEDSSVMAENPHGYLPLHHELDSGLGWTDGSLHQGDLSGLETEEGGLDECHQYSRGYVQGGCAGHGFGRGSPSSESYMSSELSDSGFCSVSTGEFRRFQRLLEKRMRLYNARLHHPAEPCEKRERRDSCPKSHRELLEAIPEALAMQPLLPNPRAGVGHSSDPAMGFSPCGLSRVSSVQFRKEDQPCLNRHSSSSGALFNPSHGHTSMGMPILSTCSTPSSHHRPMVLGKQHQASNSVGILRRSRTLHYRPAPHEYRRRASHPASPSYTAATLDSGETVGPQAPEQRETSPSVLTLNHASHALSPHPHPHPTAVSHPQGTHGPFYSTHLPPHDWPQPRERSIKTELVVPKEERIRRARPREASLQNDPEKDKDLQADRVQDEERKREFVGDSKSDPHCFHTLSLPPQPGDINETWPKPASRLSQGGGCGGGLYSTLELHSNPGPGSMPQWADNEKPNTISTSNPHAHSTHITNTNQNTRLSRNQLLRNRASRLADERGGMSTDEETNTEMLQGRYWSRTERREHLLIAREQRQQQQRARGAPMREGQYNRGVTVGEDGSTENQVCDEDQFFVEGRCNTVLELSQRKLNHLRNRKLYDDWTTVEELLSHGIRMDSRESKVCPSNLLTVTTV; this is encoded by the exons ATGGGCTGTCGTTTTTCTGGACCATGGATCGAAGGAGAACCGGGG GTGAGTGGGAGGCACGTGTCCCAGCTTAGCAAACAAGATGCCCTGCGCATTCTGGCAGCCTAtgagcagccaatcacaatgcagATCAAGCCACGGAGGCATTTTCGACAGAATGGCAACACACATGGCGATGGCCGTTCCTGGGAGACCCTCCCTCTCAGCCTGCAGAACCTCAGCCTCCCCCTGCAGGCACCGAGACCCCCTGCCTCGGACCCCAGGGGGAGCCCTGCCTCCCAGGACAG GCGCCATTGGAGACATCTCGTGGTCCAACAGGACCGTTGTGATGAGGGGATGTATGAGTACCTACCGACCGCCCCGCAGGACACCATTGACATGGGGCCTGTTGGCTACCAG GATAAAGACTTAACCAGTAGAGACCCAAACAACTCCAGCTGCTTGCTAGGCTGCTGCAACAACCCTGCAGAACCCAGCAGCTTCTACACCCAG CAGATGGAAGACAGCAGCGTCATGGCTGAGAATCCCCATGGCTACCTCCCCCTTCACCATGAGCTGGACAGCGGCCTCGGCTGGACAGACGgctccctccaccagggggaTCTCTCCGGGCTGGAGACCGAGGAGGGAGGCCTGGACGAATGCCACCAATACAGCAGGGGCTATGTCCAGGGCGGATGTGCGGGACACGGCTTCGGCCGCGGCTCTCCGTCCTCAGAGTCCTACATGTCCTCGGAGCTCAGTGACTCTGGCTTCTGCAGCGTGAGCACCGGGGAGTTCCGGCGCTTCCAGAGGCTGCTGGAGAAGCGGATGCGGCTGTACAACGCCCGGCTCCACCACCCGGCAGAACCCTGCGAGAAGAGGGAGCGACGCGACAGCTGTCCCAAGAGCCACCGCGAGCTGCTGGAGGCCATTCCTGAAGCGCTGGCCATGCAGCCCCTGCTCCCGAACCCCCGGGCGGGAGTAGGGCACAGCAGTGACCCAGCCATGGGCTTCTCCCCCTGCGGTCTCTCCAG GGTATCATCTGTCCAATTTCGCAAAGAAGACCAGCCCTGTTTGAACCGTCACAGTTCCAGCAGCGGGGCCCTCTTCAACCCATCACACGGCCACACCTCCATGGGGATGCCCATTCTTTCCACATGCAGTACCCCTTCCAGCCACCACAGACCGATGGTGCTCGGGAAACAGCATCAGGCCTCAAACTCAGTTGGGATTCTGAGGAGAAGTCGTACCCTGCACTATCGTCCGGCCCCCCACGAGTACCGCCGCCGGGCCAGCCACCCGGCGTCCCCCTCCTACACCGCAGCAACGCTTGACAGCGGGGAGACCGTGGGACCCCAGGCCCCGGAGCAAAGGGAAACATCTCCAAGTGTATTAACGTTGAACCATGCCAGTCATGCTCTAtctccccacccccatccccatccGACCGCTGTGAGCCATCCCCAGGGGACACACGGTCCCTTCTATAGCACCCATTTACCCCCCCATGACTGGCCTCAGCCGCGGGAAAGAAGCATTAAAACTGAGCTAGTGGTCCCCAAAGAAGAAAGAATCAGAAGAGCCAGACCACGAGAAGCCAGCCTGCAGAATGACCCAGAGAAAGACAAGGATCTGCAAGCAGACCGGGTCCAGGATGAAGAGAGAAAACGGGAGTTTGTTGGAGACAGCAAGAGCGACCCACACTGTTTCCACACCCTGAGTCTGCCTCCCCAGCCGGGGGACATAAATGAAACATGGCCGAAGCCAGCCAGTCGATTGTCTCAGGGCGGTGGGTGTGGTGGAGGTCTCTACAGCACCCTTGAATTGCACTCTAACCCGGGGCCTGGATCCATGCCGCAGTGGGCTGACAATGAAAAGCCAAATACAATCTCTACATCCAATCCCCACGCACACTCAACCCACATcaccaacacaaaccaaaacacTCGGCTCTCAAGAAACCAGTTACTAAGGAACAGGGCTTCACGGCTCGCTGATGAGCGTGGCGGCATGAGCACCGATGAGGAGACCAATACAGAAATGCTCCAGGGTCGGTACTGGAGCCGCACAGAGAGGAGGGAACATCTGCTTATTGCCCGTGAGcaaaggcagcagcagcagcgggcgAGGGGCGCACCAATGAGAGAGGGACAGTACAACAGGGGAGTCACTGTGGGGGAGGACGGGAGCACAGAGAACCAAGTATGTGACGAAGACCAGTTCTTTGTGGAGGGGCGGTGCAACACTGTTCTTGAACTCAGCCAGAGGAAGTTGAATCATCTTCGGAACAGGAAACTGTACGACGATTGGACCACTGTAGAGGAGCTGTTGTCTCATGGAATCAGAATGGACAGCAGGGAAAGCAAAGTCTGTCCCAGCAACCTGCTGACCGTCACTACCGTCTAA
- the LOC132470763 gene encoding uncharacterized protein LOC132470763 isoform X1: MGCRFSGPWIEGEPGVSGRHVSQLSKQDALRILAAYEQPITMQIKPRRHFRQNGNTHGDGRSWETLPLSLQNLSLPLQAPRPPASDPRGSPASQDRRHWRHLVVQQDRCDEGMYEYLPTAPQDTIDMGPVGYQVIQKNDKDLTSRDPNNSSCLLGCCNNPAEPSSFYTQQMEDSSVMAENPHGYLPLHHELDSGLGWTDGSLHQGDLSGLETEEGGLDECHQYSRGYVQGGCAGHGFGRGSPSSESYMSSELSDSGFCSVSTGEFRRFQRLLEKRMRLYNARLHHPAEPCEKRERRDSCPKSHRELLEAIPEALAMQPLLPNPRAGVGHSSDPAMGFSPCGLSRVSSVQFRKEDQPCLNRHSSSSGALFNPSHGHTSMGMPILSTCSTPSSHHRPMVLGKQHQASNSVGILRRSRTLHYRPAPHEYRRRASHPASPSYTAATLDSGETVGPQAPEQRETSPSVLTLNHASHALSPHPHPHPTAVSHPQGTHGPFYSTHLPPHDWPQPRERSIKTELVVPKEERIRRARPREASLQNDPEKDKDLQADRVQDEERKREFVGDSKSDPHCFHTLSLPPQPGDINETWPKPASRLSQGGGCGGGLYSTLELHSNPGPGSMPQWADNEKPNTISTSNPHAHSTHITNTNQNTRLSRNQLLRNRASRLADERGGMSTDEETNTEMLQGRYWSRTERREHLLIAREQRQQQQRARGAPMREGQYNRGVTVGEDGSTENQVCDEDQFFVEGRCNTVLELSQRKLNHLRNRKLYDDWTTVEELLSHGIRMDSRESKVCPSNLLTVTTV, encoded by the exons ATGGGCTGTCGTTTTTCTGGACCATGGATCGAAGGAGAACCGGGG GTGAGTGGGAGGCACGTGTCCCAGCTTAGCAAACAAGATGCCCTGCGCATTCTGGCAGCCTAtgagcagccaatcacaatgcagATCAAGCCACGGAGGCATTTTCGACAGAATGGCAACACACATGGCGATGGCCGTTCCTGGGAGACCCTCCCTCTCAGCCTGCAGAACCTCAGCCTCCCCCTGCAGGCACCGAGACCCCCTGCCTCGGACCCCAGGGGGAGCCCTGCCTCCCAGGACAG GCGCCATTGGAGACATCTCGTGGTCCAACAGGACCGTTGTGATGAGGGGATGTATGAGTACCTACCGACCGCCCCGCAGGACACCATTGACATGGGGCCTGTTGGCTACCAGGTGATTCAGAAAAAT GATAAAGACTTAACCAGTAGAGACCCAAACAACTCCAGCTGCTTGCTAGGCTGCTGCAACAACCCTGCAGAACCCAGCAGCTTCTACACCCAG CAGATGGAAGACAGCAGCGTCATGGCTGAGAATCCCCATGGCTACCTCCCCCTTCACCATGAGCTGGACAGCGGCCTCGGCTGGACAGACGgctccctccaccagggggaTCTCTCCGGGCTGGAGACCGAGGAGGGAGGCCTGGACGAATGCCACCAATACAGCAGGGGCTATGTCCAGGGCGGATGTGCGGGACACGGCTTCGGCCGCGGCTCTCCGTCCTCAGAGTCCTACATGTCCTCGGAGCTCAGTGACTCTGGCTTCTGCAGCGTGAGCACCGGGGAGTTCCGGCGCTTCCAGAGGCTGCTGGAGAAGCGGATGCGGCTGTACAACGCCCGGCTCCACCACCCGGCAGAACCCTGCGAGAAGAGGGAGCGACGCGACAGCTGTCCCAAGAGCCACCGCGAGCTGCTGGAGGCCATTCCTGAAGCGCTGGCCATGCAGCCCCTGCTCCCGAACCCCCGGGCGGGAGTAGGGCACAGCAGTGACCCAGCCATGGGCTTCTCCCCCTGCGGTCTCTCCAG GGTATCATCTGTCCAATTTCGCAAAGAAGACCAGCCCTGTTTGAACCGTCACAGTTCCAGCAGCGGGGCCCTCTTCAACCCATCACACGGCCACACCTCCATGGGGATGCCCATTCTTTCCACATGCAGTACCCCTTCCAGCCACCACAGACCGATGGTGCTCGGGAAACAGCATCAGGCCTCAAACTCAGTTGGGATTCTGAGGAGAAGTCGTACCCTGCACTATCGTCCGGCCCCCCACGAGTACCGCCGCCGGGCCAGCCACCCGGCGTCCCCCTCCTACACCGCAGCAACGCTTGACAGCGGGGAGACCGTGGGACCCCAGGCCCCGGAGCAAAGGGAAACATCTCCAAGTGTATTAACGTTGAACCATGCCAGTCATGCTCTAtctccccacccccatccccatccGACCGCTGTGAGCCATCCCCAGGGGACACACGGTCCCTTCTATAGCACCCATTTACCCCCCCATGACTGGCCTCAGCCGCGGGAAAGAAGCATTAAAACTGAGCTAGTGGTCCCCAAAGAAGAAAGAATCAGAAGAGCCAGACCACGAGAAGCCAGCCTGCAGAATGACCCAGAGAAAGACAAGGATCTGCAAGCAGACCGGGTCCAGGATGAAGAGAGAAAACGGGAGTTTGTTGGAGACAGCAAGAGCGACCCACACTGTTTCCACACCCTGAGTCTGCCTCCCCAGCCGGGGGACATAAATGAAACATGGCCGAAGCCAGCCAGTCGATTGTCTCAGGGCGGTGGGTGTGGTGGAGGTCTCTACAGCACCCTTGAATTGCACTCTAACCCGGGGCCTGGATCCATGCCGCAGTGGGCTGACAATGAAAAGCCAAATACAATCTCTACATCCAATCCCCACGCACACTCAACCCACATcaccaacacaaaccaaaacacTCGGCTCTCAAGAAACCAGTTACTAAGGAACAGGGCTTCACGGCTCGCTGATGAGCGTGGCGGCATGAGCACCGATGAGGAGACCAATACAGAAATGCTCCAGGGTCGGTACTGGAGCCGCACAGAGAGGAGGGAACATCTGCTTATTGCCCGTGAGcaaaggcagcagcagcagcgggcgAGGGGCGCACCAATGAGAGAGGGACAGTACAACAGGGGAGTCACTGTGGGGGAGGACGGGAGCACAGAGAACCAAGTATGTGACGAAGACCAGTTCTTTGTGGAGGGGCGGTGCAACACTGTTCTTGAACTCAGCCAGAGGAAGTTGAATCATCTTCGGAACAGGAAACTGTACGACGATTGGACCACTGTAGAGGAGCTGTTGTCTCATGGAATCAGAATGGACAGCAGGGAAAGCAAAGTCTGTCCCAGCAACCTGCTGACCGTCACTACCGTCTAA
- the LOC132470313 gene encoding tectonic-1-like, with protein MVVDRDCSKLQALHMITYTGLRVLSGKNENATVVAVVLTSANLRSLEETLSPVELGPAMTLEPTLVNSTLCLNVVQQVSLVVKYNPAGEIVNVSAALVLGPVSGTALSLELQFGITFVQEEDGQEGTVQRSGNPGYVTGLPVISGTKTAKYPLLVSSASYYIIYTGSIHHSDLFLCYSLIMIPTN; from the exons ATGGTGGTGGATAGAGACTGCAGCAAGCTGCAGGCCCTCCACATGATCACCTACACAGGCCTACGCGTCCTCTCT gggAAGAATGAAAATGCTACA GTGGTTGCCGTGGTCCTGACGTCAGCCAATCTCAGGTCTTTAGAGGAGACTCTGTCTCCTGTGGAGCTCGGCCCAGCAATGACCCTCGAGCCCACCCTGGTCAACTCCACCCTCTGTCTCAACGTGGTGCAGCAG GTTTCTCTGGTTGTGAAGTACAACCCTGCAGGAGAAATAGTGAATGTCTCCGCCGCTCTGGTGCTGGGGCCTGTGAGCGGAACCGCACTCTCACTGGAGCTGCAGTTTGGGATTACATTTGTCCAG GAAGAAGACGGCCAAGAAGGGACAGTCCAACGCAGTGGGAATCCTGGTTATGTGACTGGGCTCCCAGTAATATCTGGGACGAAAACAGCAAAATATCCTTTACTGGTGTCCAGTGCatcttattatattatatatactggaAGCATTCATCATTCAGACCTTTTCCTATGTTACAGCCTTATTATGATACCCACAAATTAG
- the rbbp5 gene encoding retinoblastoma-binding protein 5, with the protein MNLELLESFGQNYPEEADGTLDCISMALTCTFNRWGTLLAVGCNDGRIVIWDFLTRGIAKIISAHIHPVCSLCWSRDGHKLVSASTDNIVSQWDVLTGDCDQRFRFPSPILKLQYHPRDLDKVLVCPMKSAPVLLTLSDSKHVVLPVDDDSDLNVVAAFDRRGEFIYTGNAKGKILVLNTNTQELVASFRVTTGTSNTTAIKSIEFARKGSCFLINTADRIIRVYDGREILTCGKDGEPEPLQKLQDLVNRTPWKRCCFSGDGEYIVAGSARQHALYIWEKSIGNLVKILHGTRGELLLDVAWHPVRPIITSISSGVVSIWAQNQVENWSAFAPDFKELDENVEYEERESEFDIEDEDKSEPEQTGGDAAEDEEVDVTTVDPIIAFCSSDEELEDYKALLYLPIAPEVEDPEENPFGPPPEASGQVTPTEEGLGTGDKKQRQPSADGGPAKKKARTTTIELQGVPSDEVHPLLGVKGDGKSKKKTAGRPKGSKGSLVSQSYKQHDIGGMD; encoded by the exons ATGAATTTAGAGTTACTCG AATCGTTTGGTCAGAACTACCCCGAG GAGGCAGATGGCACCCTCGACTGTATCAGTATGGCCCTCACCTGCACCTTCAACCGCTGGGGCACCCTGCTGGCGGTGGGCTGCAACGACGGGCGCATCGTCATCTGGGACTTCCTCACGCGAGGCATCGCTAAGATCATCAGCGCCCACATCCACCCTGTGTGCTCCTTATG CTGGAGTCGAGATGGCCACAAGCTGGTCAGCGCCTCAACAGACAATATCGTGTCTCAGTGGGACGTCCTGACGGGGGACTGCGACCAGAGATTCCGGTTTCCATCGCCAATTCTAAAACTCCAGTATCATCCAAGAGACCT GGACAAAGTTCTGGTCTGTCCCATGAAGTCGGCTCCAGTGTTGTTGACGCTGTCAGATTCCAAACACGTGGTCCTGCCTGTGGACGACGACTCAGACCTCAACGTGGTGGCCGCCTTTGACAGACGGGGAGAGTTCATCTACACTGGAAACGCCAAGGGAAAG ATCCTGGTCCTGAACACCAACACCCAGGAGCTGGTAGCCTCCTTCAGGGTCACCACAGGCACCAGCAACACAACCGCCATCAAGTCCATTGAGTTTGCACGCAAGGGCAG TTGTTTCCTCATCAACACGGCGGACCGGATCATCAGGGTGTACGACGGCAGGGAGATCCTCACGTGTGGCAAGGACGGGGAGCCGGAGCCCCTGCAGAAGCTCCAGGATCTGGTCAACAG AACTCCCTGGAAGCGCTGCTGCTTCTCTGGAGACGGAGAGTACATTGTGGCCGGCTCCGCCCGGCAGCATGCACTGTACATCTGGGAGAAGAGCATCGGCAACCTGGTGAAGATCCTGCACGGGACCAGgggggagctgctgctggacgtGGCG TGGCATCCTGTGCGACCAATCATCACCTCCATCTCCAGTGGCGTTGTGTCCATCTGGGCCCAGAACCAAGTG GAAAACTGGAGTGCCTTCGCCCCGGACTTCAAAGAGCTGGACGAGAACGTGGAGTACGAGGAGAGGGAGTCTGAGTTTGACATTGAAGACGAGGACAAGAGTGAACCGGAACAGACGG GTGGAGATGCTGCGGAAGATGAGGAGGTGGATGTCACCACTGTGGACCCCATTATTGCATTTTGCAGCAG TGATGAGGAGCTTGAGGACTACAAAGCCTTGCTGTACCTGCCAATCGCCCCAGAGGTGGAGGACCCAGAGGAGAACCCTTTCGGACCCCCACCCGAGGCCTCTGGTCAGGTGACCCCCACAGAGGAGGGCCTGGGGACAGGCGACAAGAAGCAGCGGCAGCCCTCGGCCGATGGAGGGCCGGCTAAGAAGAAGGCCCGCACCACGACCATAGAGCTGCAGGGAGTGCCCAGTGACG AGGTGCACCCCCTGCTGGGCGTGAAGGGGGACGGCAAGTCCAAGAAGAAGACGGCGGGACGGCCCAAAGGCTCCAAAG GGAGTCTGGTTTCACAGTCATACAAACAACATGATATTGGCGGTATGGATTGA